A single genomic interval of Oncorhynchus gorbuscha isolate QuinsamMale2020 ecotype Even-year linkage group LG25, OgorEven_v1.0, whole genome shotgun sequence harbors:
- the LOC124014380 gene encoding achaete-scute homolog 1a, translated as MDITAKMEINVSQQQFMPPSCFFAAAAQSIQLSPTSSQGSGKSASKVKRQRSSSPELLRCKRRLNFAGFGYSLPQQQPHTVARRNERERNRVKLVNNGFATLREHVPNGAANKKMSKVETLRSAVEYIRALQQLLDEHDAVSAAFQSGVLSPNNYPNEMNSMAGSPVSSYSSDEGSYDPLSPEEQELLDFTNWF; from the coding sequence ATGGACATCACAGCAAAGATGGAAATAAATGTGAGCCAGCAGCAGTTCATGCCGCCCTCCTGCTTCTTTGCTGCCGCAGCGCAGAGTATCCAGCTCAGCCCTACCAGCAGCCAAGGGAGCGGCAAGTCAGCATCCAAGGTGAAGAGACAGCGCTCATCCTCGCCCGAGTTGCTAAGATGCAAGAGGAGGCTGAACTTTGCCGGCTTTGGGTACAGCCTGCCGCAGCAGCAGCCGCACACTGTGGCGCGGCGGAACGAGAGAGAGCGCAACAGAGTGAAACTTGTCAACAACGGCTTCGCCACTCTCCGGGAACACGTCCCCAATGGCGCCGCCAACAAGAAGATGAGCAAAGTGGAAACGTTACGGTCGGCGGTGGAGTACATTCGCGCACTACAACAACTTTTGGATGAGCACGACGCCGTGAGCGCAGCGTTTCAGTCCGGGGTCCTGTCGCCCAACAACTACCCCAACGAGATGAACTCCATGGCAGGCTCTCCAGTGTCCTCCTACTCGTCCGATGAGGGGTCCTACGACCCTCTCAGTCCCGAGGAGCAGGAACTCCTGGACTTCACTAACTGGTTCTGA
- the LOC124013671 gene encoding uncharacterized protein LOC124013671 isoform X2, producing the protein MLFHIMLQLSCILYATSAEMSTGMAALTVGCDSGEGPGLPVPCAAPGPGGPCGAPLARWSGHVLPNRRRNKRPHSGAPSQKTSQSNAVYYRPHPRPGGSSEGGAWLPCSWGARLGFHRGQEKARVAGVHNEGEGVKMGGEKDKGAKHLLQTPGQRAPPAQPQQGPLQPIRNRGRSRFEDFDFLAKYCIFSQEKLAEYKRAFEAILEMVDFRVTDGLTDLRLFAVIASLAQKIATMDCSCSCWRCRQGVLWPSRAVSAQSSSWWS; encoded by the exons ATGCTGTTTCACATAATGCTTCAGTTGTCCTGTATACTGTATGCCACCTCTGCAGAGATGTCCACAGGCATGGCTGCTCTGACAGTGGGCTGTGACTCAGGGGAGGGACCTGGGCTCCCTGTCCCGTGTGCAGCTCCTGGACCGGGCGGACCCTGTGGAGCCCCACTGGCTCGCTGGTCAGGACATGTACTCCCCAACAGAAGACGGAACAAAAGGCCACACAGCGGCGCTCCGAGCCAGAAGACCTCTCAGTCCAACGCTGTATACTACAG GCCCCATCCCAGACCAGGGGGTTCCAGTGAAGGAGGAGCCTGGTTGCCCTGTTCGTGGGGAGCGAGGCTGGGCTTCCACAGGGGCCAGGAGAAGGCCCGGGTTGCTGGAGTGCATAATGAGGGAGAAGGAGTGAAAATGGGAGGCGAGAAAGACAAAGGTGCTAAACATCTACTCCAGACTCCAGGACAGCGGGCCCCTCCAGCCCAGCCGCAACAGGGGCCCCTCCAGCCCATCCGCAACAGGGGCCGCTCCAGGTTTGAAGACT TCGACTTCTTGGCAAAGTATTGCATTTTCAGCCAGGAGAAGCTGGCAGAATACAAAAGGGCTTTTGAAGCG ATCCTGGAGATGGTGGATTTCAGGGTGACAGATGGACTTACAGACCTGAGGCTCTTTGCTGTGATTGCGAGCCTGGCGCAGAAAATAGCTACCATGGA ctgttcctgttcctgctGGAGGTGCAGACAGGGGGTGCTGTGGCCCAGCAGGGCTGTATCAGCGCAGAGCAGCTCCTGGTGGagctaa
- the LOC124013671 gene encoding uncharacterized protein LOC124013671 isoform X1 has product MLFHIMLQLSCILYATSAEMSTGMAALTVGCDSGEGPGLPVPCAAPGPGGPCGAPLARWSGHVLPNRRRNKRPHSGAPSQKTSQSNAVYYRPHPRPGGSSEGGAWLPCSWGARLGFHRGQEKARVAGVHNEGEGVKMGGEKDKGAKHLLQTPGQRAPPAQPQQGPLQPIRNRGRSRFEDFDFLAKYCIFSQEKLAEYKRAFEAILEMVDFRVTDGLTDLRLFAVIASLAQKIATMDSCSCSCWRCRQGVLWPSRAVSAQSSSWWS; this is encoded by the exons ATGCTGTTTCACATAATGCTTCAGTTGTCCTGTATACTGTATGCCACCTCTGCAGAGATGTCCACAGGCATGGCTGCTCTGACAGTGGGCTGTGACTCAGGGGAGGGACCTGGGCTCCCTGTCCCGTGTGCAGCTCCTGGACCGGGCGGACCCTGTGGAGCCCCACTGGCTCGCTGGTCAGGACATGTACTCCCCAACAGAAGACGGAACAAAAGGCCACACAGCGGCGCTCCGAGCCAGAAGACCTCTCAGTCCAACGCTGTATACTACAG GCCCCATCCCAGACCAGGGGGTTCCAGTGAAGGAGGAGCCTGGTTGCCCTGTTCGTGGGGAGCGAGGCTGGGCTTCCACAGGGGCCAGGAGAAGGCCCGGGTTGCTGGAGTGCATAATGAGGGAGAAGGAGTGAAAATGGGAGGCGAGAAAGACAAAGGTGCTAAACATCTACTCCAGACTCCAGGACAGCGGGCCCCTCCAGCCCAGCCGCAACAGGGGCCCCTCCAGCCCATCCGCAACAGGGGCCGCTCCAGGTTTGAAGACT TCGACTTCTTGGCAAAGTATTGCATTTTCAGCCAGGAGAAGCTGGCAGAATACAAAAGGGCTTTTGAAGCG ATCCTGGAGATGGTGGATTTCAGGGTGACAGATGGACTTACAGACCTGAGGCTCTTTGCTGTGATTGCGAGCCTGGCGCAGAAAATAGCTACCATGGA CagctgttcctgttcctgctGGAGGTGCAGACAGGGGGTGCTGTGGCCCAGCAGGGCTGTATCAGCGCAGAGCAGCTCCTGGTGGagctaa
- the LOC124013671 gene encoding uncharacterized protein LOC124013671 isoform X3 → MLFHIMLQLSCILYATSAEMSTGMAALTVGCDSGEGPGLPVPCAAPGPGGPCGAPLARWSGHVLPNRRRNKRPHSGAPSQKTSQSNAVYYRPHPRPGGSSEGGAWLPCSWGARLGFHRGQEKARVAGVHNEGEGVKMGGEKDKGAKHLLQTPGQRAPPAQPQQGPLQPIRNRGRSRFEDFDFLAKYCIFSQEKLAEYKRAFEAVAVANENLFSTSLPG, encoded by the exons ATGCTGTTTCACATAATGCTTCAGTTGTCCTGTATACTGTATGCCACCTCTGCAGAGATGTCCACAGGCATGGCTGCTCTGACAGTGGGCTGTGACTCAGGGGAGGGACCTGGGCTCCCTGTCCCGTGTGCAGCTCCTGGACCGGGCGGACCCTGTGGAGCCCCACTGGCTCGCTGGTCAGGACATGTACTCCCCAACAGAAGACGGAACAAAAGGCCACACAGCGGCGCTCCGAGCCAGAAGACCTCTCAGTCCAACGCTGTATACTACAG GCCCCATCCCAGACCAGGGGGTTCCAGTGAAGGAGGAGCCTGGTTGCCCTGTTCGTGGGGAGCGAGGCTGGGCTTCCACAGGGGCCAGGAGAAGGCCCGGGTTGCTGGAGTGCATAATGAGGGAGAAGGAGTGAAAATGGGAGGCGAGAAAGACAAAGGTGCTAAACATCTACTCCAGACTCCAGGACAGCGGGCCCCTCCAGCCCAGCCGCAACAGGGGCCCCTCCAGCCCATCCGCAACAGGGGCCGCTCCAGGTTTGAAGACT TCGACTTCTTGGCAAAGTATTGCATTTTCAGCCAGGAGAAGCTGGCAGAATACAAAAGGGCTTTTGAAGCG gtcgcagttgcaaatgagaacttgttctcaactagcctacctggttaa